In the Colwellia sp. 20A7 genome, one interval contains:
- a CDS encoding rod-binding protein — protein sequence MIIDPPDISAQSLAIDPKKLDYITANLSEQDGIKKAAEQFEAIFLQLVLKNMHAATEAMSSENGFFSSKEQAQFRDMHDAQTAQHLAATQQLGLAEAIIRQFDEKFEPVENKFKEMAEGVAVPDKAHNKSIVHAADQSDFYSSSAFAQSLNIIPIR from the coding sequence ATGATAATTGATCCCCCAGATATCAGTGCGCAATCACTGGCGATTGATCCAAAAAAATTAGACTATATTACCGCTAATTTAAGTGAGCAAGATGGTATAAAAAAAGCTGCAGAACAATTTGAGGCTATATTTCTACAATTAGTGTTAAAAAATATGCATGCGGCGACTGAAGCAATGTCGTCAGAGAATGGTTTCTTTTCAAGTAAGGAACAAGCTCAATTTCGTGATATGCATGATGCTCAAACCGCCCAGCACTTAGCGGCAACGCAACAGCTAGGTTTAGCCGAAGCGATAATCCGTCAATTTGATGAAAAGTTTGAACCAGTAGAAAATAAATTTAAGGAAATGGCAGAAGGGGTCGCTGTACCTGATAAAGCTCATAATAAAAGTATTGTGCATGCAGCTGACCAGAGTGATTTTTATTCGAGTTCAGCATTTGCACAATCTTTAAATATAATTCCGATTAGGTAA